The proteins below are encoded in one region of Sphingobacterium sp. R2:
- a CDS encoding GDSL-type esterase/lipase family protein translates to MRSLEFFKRYRVFQGCFLIGICLLVFSQSLSAQETKIDSSYANWYYQQRMAYFEQSPTIKGAIVFLGNSITERAEWQELLADSRYPVLNRGIGGDNSFGILARIDEVLRGRPRAIFLMDGINDQFRKLPQEVSVNNYKRIIKRIKKISPKTLIYLQSALPINEERTKEPYTKGRNVLVPILNEKLRQLAADENIPFVDLCPLFQDNEGKLNAIYSADGVHLIPSAYIKWVQLLKEKKYL, encoded by the coding sequence ATGAGATCATTGGAATTTTTTAAGCGGTATCGTGTTTTCCAAGGTTGCTTCCTCATTGGAATATGTCTATTGGTATTTTCCCAGTCCCTCTCAGCTCAGGAGACTAAAATAGATAGCAGTTACGCCAACTGGTATTATCAACAACGAATGGCCTATTTCGAACAAAGTCCAACAATTAAAGGAGCAATCGTGTTTTTGGGAAATAGTATTACTGAACGGGCAGAATGGCAGGAATTGCTTGCAGATTCAAGATATCCTGTACTGAACAGGGGGATAGGCGGAGATAATTCGTTTGGGATTCTTGCGCGTATAGATGAGGTGTTGCGCGGACGTCCACGGGCAATTTTTCTGATGGATGGCATTAATGACCAATTCCGAAAGCTTCCGCAGGAAGTGTCGGTCAATAACTACAAGCGTATCATTAAACGAATAAAAAAGATCTCACCAAAGACCCTTATCTATCTTCAGAGTGCTTTACCGATCAATGAAGAACGAACAAAAGAGCCTTATACAAAAGGTAGAAATGTGTTGGTTCCGATCTTAAATGAAAAACTAAGACAGCTTGCAGCAGATGAAAATATCCCATTTGTTGATCTCTGCCCACTTTTTCAGGACAATGAGGGAAAACTTAACGCAATTTACTCAGCTGATGGTGTGCATCTGATACCCAGTGCCTATATAAAATGGGTACAATTATTAAAAGAAAAGAAATATTTATGA
- a CDS encoding DUF4434 domain-containing protein codes for MRITGTFIDEISHDIPHQNWGPEEWDRDFAYMKAIGIDTVIMIRSGYRKFITYPSAYLMDKYGCFKPSLDLVELYLQLADKYDMKFYFGLYDSGIYWDTGDLSHEIDANQYVIEEVWAKYGHYKSFGGWYISTEISRKTKGAVHAFRTLGLQCKAVSGGLPTFISPWIDGKKAVLAASPELSKADAVSVLEHEREWGEIFEGIQGAVDAVAFQDGHIDYDELPDFFEVNKKLADKYGMACWTNAESFDRDMPIKFLPIKFDKLRLKLEAAAKAGYDKAITFEFAHFMSPQSAYLQAGHLYNRYREYALNHNW; via the coding sequence ATGAGAATTACAGGAACATTTATTGACGAGATTTCCCACGATATTCCGCACCAGAATTGGGGTCCGGAAGAGTGGGATCGGGATTTTGCATATATGAAGGCAATTGGTATAGACACTGTTATTATGATTCGCAGTGGCTATCGTAAATTTATAACCTATCCATCGGCTTATCTGATGGACAAATATGGCTGTTTTAAACCATCGTTGGATCTTGTAGAGCTTTATCTGCAGCTTGCAGACAAGTACGACATGAAATTCTATTTTGGACTTTATGACAGCGGTATTTATTGGGATACAGGAGATCTGAGTCACGAAATCGATGCCAATCAATATGTAATTGAAGAGGTTTGGGCTAAATATGGGCATTATAAAAGCTTCGGTGGATGGTATATCAGTACGGAAATCAGCCGTAAAACGAAAGGGGCTGTTCATGCTTTTCGTACACTTGGGTTACAGTGCAAGGCCGTCAGTGGGGGCTTGCCGACATTTATATCGCCCTGGATTGATGGGAAAAAAGCTGTGCTTGCCGCTTCTCCCGAGCTTAGTAAAGCCGATGCAGTTTCGGTATTGGAACACGAACGGGAATGGGGCGAAATTTTTGAAGGTATACAAGGAGCTGTCGATGCAGTGGCCTTTCAGGATGGACACATTGATTACGATGAGCTTCCCGATTTCTTTGAGGTCAATAAGAAATTGGCTGATAAATATGGTATGGCCTGTTGGACGAATGCCGAATCTTTTGACCGGGATATGCCGATCAAATTTTTGCCGATCAAGTTTGATAAACTAAGACTAAAACTTGAGGCTGCAGCAAAGGCGGGTTATGATAAGGCTATTACTTTCGAATTTGCTCACTTTATGAGTCCACAGTCCGCTTATTTACAGGCAGGACACCTTTACAATCGGTATCGGGAATATGCCTTGAACCACAATTGGTGA
- a CDS encoding carbon starvation protein A encodes MDALNGINALTLVFAAILIFAIAYRFYGLFLANKLLRLNGSRQTPAVEFADGHDYVKTDKKVLFGHHFAAIAAAGPLVGPVLAAQFGYLPGALWILIGCVLGGGVHDMVVLFASVRHKGESLATIASKEVSKPIGTIAGIAVLFILILTLAGLSLACISAMHEAPWSLFTIVLTMPIAILMGLMMRYREGSVTLASIIGGILLIAGIIAGHHLMQVPTFHALFNWDVKTISIGIAVYGFFASVLPIWLLLVPRDYLSTYLKIGTIIMLTVGIFFVAPTIQMPALTSFIHGGGPVISGPVLPFIFIVIACGAISGFHAIIATGTTPKMIGNEREILFVGYGAMLVEGFVALMALIAACTLMPGDYFAINTPVADYAQFLAQHPHLSAVDLPHFIDRIGVDLHGRTGGAVSLAVGMAHIFDKVPFMNDIMAYWYNFAIMFEAVFILTAIDAGTRVGRFFLQEMLGTVFPKFSDKNWKPGVWICSALFTFSWGYLVYTGNVSSIWPLFGISNQLLAACGLIVCTTMLIRMNRRKYVLFAAVPGVFMAVITFWAGYLQVVQGYVPKGQYLLAGLAVAAMSLMAIVFIGTFKKWIYLAQRKEQVKDQYGEVVKEIVER; translated from the coding sequence ATGGATGCTCTCAATGGAATAAATGCGTTGACCTTAGTTTTCGCAGCGATATTGATCTTTGCGATCGCGTATCGTTTTTATGGCTTGTTTTTAGCAAATAAGCTGCTCAGGTTGAATGGAAGTCGCCAGACACCGGCGGTGGAGTTTGCTGATGGCCATGATTATGTGAAAACCGATAAAAAAGTGTTGTTTGGCCATCATTTCGCTGCGATAGCTGCGGCAGGACCACTAGTTGGTCCAGTTCTCGCGGCACAGTTTGGTTATCTGCCGGGCGCTCTGTGGATATTAATTGGTTGTGTATTAGGTGGCGGTGTGCACGATATGGTCGTGCTTTTCGCTTCTGTACGACATAAAGGCGAAAGTTTGGCAACCATTGCCTCCAAGGAGGTCAGTAAACCTATTGGCACTATTGCTGGTATCGCCGTACTTTTTATTTTGATCCTAACGTTGGCCGGATTATCGCTGGCCTGTATCAGTGCAATGCACGAGGCACCATGGTCTTTATTTACGATTGTACTGACAATGCCCATTGCTATTTTAATGGGCTTGATGATGCGCTATCGGGAGGGCTCGGTGACCTTGGCGAGTATCATTGGTGGTATCTTGCTTATTGCAGGTATTATAGCCGGTCATCACCTGATGCAGGTTCCAACTTTTCACGCACTTTTCAACTGGGATGTGAAAACGATCTCTATCGGTATTGCTGTATATGGTTTCTTCGCTTCAGTATTGCCCATCTGGCTATTATTGGTTCCGAGAGATTACCTGTCGACCTATCTCAAAATAGGTACAATTATTATGCTGACGGTAGGAATATTTTTTGTTGCACCAACAATTCAGATGCCCGCTTTGACCTCATTTATCCATGGTGGCGGACCTGTAATTTCAGGACCTGTCTTGCCCTTTATCTTTATTGTGATTGCCTGTGGAGCCATATCAGGGTTCCACGCTATTATCGCAACCGGGACGACGCCCAAAATGATCGGTAATGAACGTGAGATCTTGTTTGTGGGGTATGGCGCCATGCTTGTTGAGGGCTTTGTTGCCTTGATGGCCTTGATTGCAGCTTGTACGTTGATGCCTGGTGATTATTTTGCAATCAATACGCCGGTAGCCGATTATGCACAGTTTCTAGCGCAGCACCCCCATCTTTCAGCTGTGGATTTACCACATTTTATAGACAGAATAGGTGTAGATCTGCACGGTAGGACGGGCGGGGCAGTGTCGTTGGCTGTAGGGATGGCTCATATCTTCGATAAGGTTCCTTTTATGAACGATATAATGGCCTATTGGTATAATTTCGCTATCATGTTTGAAGCTGTTTTTATTCTTACGGCGATTGATGCAGGTACCAGGGTGGGACGTTTTTTTCTACAGGAAATGCTTGGAACTGTTTTTCCTAAATTTAGCGATAAAAACTGGAAACCAGGTGTATGGATTTGCAGTGCCCTGTTTACGTTTTCCTGGGGATATTTGGTTTATACCGGTAACGTAAGTAGCATTTGGCCATTATTTGGTATTAGCAATCAGCTCTTGGCAGCCTGTGGTCTGATTGTATGTACAACGATGCTCATCCGGATGAATAGACGAAAATATGTCTTGTTTGCAGCCGTTCCCGGTGTCTTTATGGCCGTGATTACATTTTGGGCCGGCTATCTTCAGGTGGTACAAGGATATGTGCCTAAAGGACAGTACCTACTGGCGGGTTTGGCCGTAGCAGCGATGTCATTGATGGCGATTGTATTTATCGGAACGTTTAAGAAGTGGATATACCTTGCACAAAGGAAAGAGCAGGTGAAAGATCAATATGGAGAGGTTGTGAAGGAGATTGTAGAAAGATAA
- a CDS encoding GDSL-type esterase/lipase family protein — MPNQKDEIVFLGNSITEGGKWQEILQRKHVINRGISGDVTYGILARLDEILASRPRKIFLLCGVNDMKRGIPLSIISTNIERIIKQVKKQSPNTALFVQGLLPVNESLLPKIYEEVRNDKIVLLNKALKELCTAHQVRFVDLQPILVDGKGELKAELTIDGLHLKQATYLIWANYLKQQKLL, encoded by the coding sequence ATGCCCAATCAGAAGGACGAAATCGTTTTCCTTGGCAATAGCATTACCGAAGGTGGAAAATGGCAAGAAATCCTCCAGCGGAAGCATGTGATCAATCGTGGGATTAGCGGCGATGTGACTTACGGTATTTTAGCACGACTAGACGAGATATTAGCGTCCAGACCACGAAAAATATTTCTGCTCTGTGGGGTGAACGACATGAAAAGAGGAATACCACTTTCCATTATTTCAACGAATATAGAGCGGATAATAAAGCAGGTTAAAAAGCAGTCGCCAAATACAGCGCTTTTTGTGCAGGGACTTCTACCTGTGAATGAATCTTTACTGCCAAAAATCTATGAAGAGGTTCGGAATGACAAGATCGTGCTATTGAACAAAGCTTTGAAAGAATTGTGTACGGCACATCAAGTTCGTTTTGTAGACTTACAGCCGATATTGGTAGATGGTAAAGGGGAACTAAAAGCTGAGCTAACAATTGATGGCTTACATCTGAAGCAAGCCACCTATTTAATTTGGGCCAATTATTTAAAACAGCAAAAACTATTATGA
- a CDS encoding AGE family epimerase/isomerase, translating to MNHYSTIYKDELFNHILPFWTEHSLDREYGGYFTCLDRRGGVFDTDKFMWLQGRQVWLFSSIYNKIETRSSWLDIAVHGASFMEKHGRDEEGNWYFSLDRQGKALVRPYNIFSDCFAAMGFGALYTATQEQRYAEIAQDTFHNILKRRTHTKGIYDKAVPGTRPSKNFALPMILSNLSIELEHLLEPNLVQELIEDIVVEVMHVFYKEEQGLVFENVSPNGSLLDSFEGRLLNPGHAIEAMWFMMDLGERLQRPALIEKAMRIGLRMLEHGWDEKYGGIFYFMDAQGKPTQQLEWDQKLWWVHCETLVCMAKAWVLTGNEEAKRWFERVHEYTWTHFRDPEHGEWFGYLNRRGEVLLDLKGGKWKGCFHVPRALWKVYEVFEKAKIIV from the coding sequence ATGAATCATTATAGTACAATTTATAAAGACGAATTATTTAATCATATTCTTCCTTTCTGGACGGAGCATTCGCTCGATAGGGAGTATGGGGGCTATTTTACCTGTCTGGATAGAAGAGGTGGAGTTTTTGATACGGATAAGTTTATGTGGCTGCAGGGGCGGCAAGTTTGGCTCTTTTCGAGTATTTACAACAAAATTGAAACACGGTCATCCTGGTTGGATATTGCAGTTCATGGTGCCAGCTTTATGGAAAAACATGGACGTGACGAAGAGGGAAACTGGTATTTTTCGCTTGATCGACAAGGGAAGGCACTTGTGCGGCCCTATAATATTTTTTCCGATTGCTTTGCTGCAATGGGATTTGGTGCCCTGTATACAGCAACCCAGGAGCAGCGTTACGCGGAAATTGCGCAAGACACCTTTCATAATATATTGAAACGTCGAACACATACCAAGGGCATATACGATAAGGCTGTTCCAGGGACACGTCCATCAAAGAACTTTGCTTTGCCTATGATCTTGAGCAATCTCTCCATCGAACTGGAGCATTTATTGGAACCTAACCTGGTGCAGGAATTGATTGAGGATATCGTGGTGGAGGTAATGCATGTATTTTATAAAGAGGAGCAGGGGCTTGTCTTTGAAAATGTAAGTCCCAATGGTTCATTGCTGGATAGTTTTGAAGGAAGATTGCTCAATCCGGGACATGCGATAGAGGCCATGTGGTTTATGATGGATCTGGGAGAAAGATTGCAGCGACCAGCGTTGATTGAAAAAGCCATGCGTATTGGTCTTCGTATGTTGGAGCATGGATGGGATGAGAAATATGGAGGTATATTCTACTTTATGGATGCGCAGGGTAAACCGACCCAGCAGTTGGAATGGGACCAGAAGTTATGGTGGGTGCACTGTGAAACACTGGTATGTATGGCGAAAGCTTGGGTACTAACGGGAAATGAAGAGGCTAAACGTTGGTTCGAACGGGTTCATGAATATACCTGGACGCATTTTAGGGACCCCGAACATGGCGAATGGTTTGGCTACCTCAATCGAAGAGGTGAGGTATTGCTCGATCTCAAAGGCGGAAAATGGAAGGGATGCTTTCATGTACCTCGTGCCTTATGGAAGGTATATGAGGTGTTTGAAAAAGCAAAAATAATCGTGTAA
- a CDS encoding MFS transporter encodes MNELLEQTVELRKGRKALPPIFWISTTWFAMGLPFVALSGASSIMYKNLGVSDAQIAFWTSLIMLPWTIKPLWGPFLELYKTKKFFVYTTQILTGLLFGLLGLTLQLDHFFSFSIALLTLIAFSGSTHDTAADGVYLNELNAKQQAKYVGWQGAFYNVAKVFSGGVLVYLAGQLEQEIGIKSAWMVVMFAYGFIMLGIGLYSIRALPAHDEAPKSTSLKEGTDTLKDVIITFFQKKNIWFSLLFIVFYRFAEGQAIKITPLFFKAQRTEGGLGLSTSEIGLLYGVFGAIAFVLGSIVAGHFVSKKGLDRRTLMILCAFFNVPFVAYAFLAITLPTNLYLIAAAVAIEYFGYGFGFIGIILFIMQNIAPGKYKMAHYAFGSGLVNLGFMIPSMISGWLSDHLGYKEFFIWVLISTIPAFLVSWWVPLRKPEKEHTDENN; translated from the coding sequence ATGAATGAATTATTAGAACAAACGGTGGAGCTTCGCAAAGGGCGTAAGGCACTTCCGCCTATTTTTTGGATCTCCACAACGTGGTTTGCCATGGGGCTACCTTTTGTTGCCCTTTCGGGTGCGAGCTCCATTATGTATAAAAATTTGGGGGTATCGGACGCACAGATTGCTTTTTGGACCTCATTGATTATGCTGCCCTGGACAATAAAACCCTTATGGGGCCCTTTTTTGGAGCTGTATAAGACCAAGAAATTTTTTGTCTATACCACGCAGATACTCACGGGGCTACTCTTTGGTCTGCTTGGTCTTACGCTACAGTTGGATCATTTCTTTAGCTTCTCCATTGCCTTATTGACACTGATCGCATTCAGTGGCTCCACACATGATACCGCAGCCGACGGGGTATATTTGAATGAACTGAATGCAAAACAACAGGCAAAATATGTCGGCTGGCAAGGTGCCTTCTATAATGTGGCCAAAGTTTTTTCTGGCGGCGTACTCGTTTATTTGGCGGGGCAATTGGAGCAGGAAATCGGCATTAAATCCGCGTGGATGGTGGTGATGTTTGCTTATGGATTTATTATGTTGGGGATAGGACTGTACAGCATACGTGCTTTACCTGCTCACGATGAAGCCCCCAAATCCACTTCTTTAAAGGAGGGAACGGATACGCTTAAAGACGTTATCATAACTTTTTTTCAGAAAAAGAATATTTGGTTTAGTTTGCTTTTTATTGTCTTTTATCGTTTTGCTGAAGGGCAGGCCATTAAGATCACCCCCTTATTTTTTAAAGCGCAACGTACCGAAGGTGGCCTTGGCCTGAGTACTTCGGAAATTGGATTGCTTTATGGTGTATTTGGTGCCATAGCTTTTGTGTTGGGGTCGATTGTCGCAGGGCACTTTGTATCCAAAAAGGGCTTAGACCGGAGGACACTTATGATCCTTTGTGCCTTCTTTAATGTTCCATTTGTAGCTTATGCATTTCTTGCCATCACATTGCCGACGAACCTTTATCTCATAGCTGCTGCTGTCGCCATCGAGTACTTTGGATATGGTTTTGGCTTTATCGGAATTATTCTTTTTATCATGCAAAATATTGCCCCAGGCAAATATAAGATGGCACACTACGCTTTCGGAAGTGGACTTGTTAATCTGGGGTTTATGATTCCTTCGATGATCAGCGGCTGGCTGAGTGATCATTTGGGCTATAAAGAATTTTTTATCTGGGTGTTGATTTCTACTATTCCAGCCTTTTTGGTTTCCTGGTGGGTGCCATTGCGAAAACCCGAAAAAGAGCATACCGACGAAAATAATTAA